In Pseudomonas oryzihabitans, the DNA window TTTCTGCAGATCCAGCTGGCTGCACGCATGCGCGAGCTGGAGATCGCCGACTACGACGGCTACTACCGTACCGTCTGCGCAGGGGTCAGTGGCCGGATCGAATGGGTCCGACTGCTGGATCGGCTGACCATCCAGGCGACCCGCTTCTTTCGTCATCCACCGTCCTTCGCCCTGCTGGAAGCCTATGTGAATGAGTTCGCCCGGACCGGGGAGGGCAGGAGCCTGACCCTGTGGAGTCTGGGTTGCGCCAGTGGAGAGGAAGCGTTTTCGATGGCCATCAGCACCGCCGAGGTCTTGTCCCGGCAGGAGCAGCCCCTGACGTTCGCGCTGACCGGTACGGATATCAGCAGCGAGGCCCTGCGCCAGGCGCGGCAGGGCACCTATAGTTTGCAGCGGCTGGCCGGGGTGCCGGCCGCCCTGCGCGAGCGCTATTTTCACGCCCGCGAGGACGGCAGCTTCGAGATCTGCTCCCGCTTGGCGGAGCGGCTGTGCTTCGCCCGGCTCAATGTGCTGGAACTGGGCCAGGCCCCCTTGCAGGGACTCAATGTCATTTTTTGTCAGAACTTGCTGATTTATTTCCGCCGCTGGCTGCGTCGAGATCTGCTCAACCAGCTGGTCCAGCGGCTTGCACCGGGTGGTTTGTTGGTCCTGGGTGTCGGTGAGGTGAGCAATTGGAGCCATCCGCAACTGATACCCGTCGATCATCCCGAAGTCCTGGCGTTTACCCGCCAGGTGGAACGCCCGGTATGACAGGAGCCGAAATGATCGATCGACACGACTACGTAGCCCTCGAGTGGGTCAAGGGAGAGATCGCCGAAACCTTGCAGCAGGCCCGCAAGGCGCTCGAGGCGTTCGTCGACAACCCACACGACCGTAGCCGCCTGGGGTTTTGCCGGACCTATGTGCACCAGGTCTATGGCACCTTGCAGATGGTGGAGTTCTACGGTGCCGCGCTGCTTGCCGAAGAGATGGAGCTGCTCCTGCAGGCGCTCCACGAAGAGCGGGTAGGCAGTTCGGACGAGGCACTGGAAGTGCTGATGCAGGCCATCCTGCAGGTCCCGCCCTATCTGGATCGGGTCCTGGAGGCCCGTCGCGATCTGCCGCTGGCCATCCTGCCGTTGCTCAACGACCTGCGTTCGGCCCGTGGCGAAAAGCTGCTGTCGGAAACCAGCCTGTTCTCGCCGGATCTGTCGGCCACGCCGCTGTCGCTGAGCGACGACGAGCTGGCCGACCGCGCCTCGCCGGACTGGCTGCCGCGCCTGCGCAAGCTGCGCCAGGCCCTGCAGGGGGCCCAGGTCGGCCTGTTCCGCGACCGTGACGTCCAGTTGCACCTGGATTACTTGCTGCGCGTTTTCGAGCACCTGGATCAGCTCTGCGCCGGCTCGCCCTTTGGCGCCCTCTGGCCGGTGGCGGCCGGGCTGACCGAATTGATGCAGGCCGGCGAGCTGGACAACAGCAGTTCGATCCGCGGGCTGTTGCGACAACTCGATCGGGAGCTGAAGCGGCTCATCAGCGATGGCGTGGCGACCCTCAACCAGCCAGCGCCGGCCGATCTGCTGAAGAACCTGCTGTTCTATCTGGCCAAGGCGCCGGTGCAGAGTCCGCGCATCGCCGCGCTCAAGGCCCGCTATCGCCTCGACGAAGCGCTGCCGGACGCCGAGTTGGTGGGCGTCGAACGTTCGCGCATCGTTGGCCCGGATCGCGAGGCCATGCGTTCGGTGGTGACCGCGCTCTGTGAAGAACTGGTGCAGATCAAGGACAGCCTGGATCTGTTCGTGCGCAGTGATCGCCAGCAGGCCGCCAGCCTGCGCAGCCAGCTGGCGCCGCTCAAGCAGATCGCCGATACCCTGGCGGTGCTGGGCTTCGGTCAGCCGCGCAAGGTGGTGCTGGAACAGCACGAAGCCGTCGCCGAACTGGCCGATGGCGCGCGTGAGGCCAGTGACGCCGCCCTGATGGACATCGCTGGCGCGCTGCTCTACGTCGAGGCGACCCTGGCCGGTATGGTCAGCGGCAACGAGGTGGGCGATGCCGAGGAAAGCCGGCTGCCGACCACCGATATCGACCAGTTGCACCGGGTGGTGGTGCGCGAGGCGCGCAATGGCCTGGAGCAGTCCAAGGATGCCATCATCGAATTCATCGCCTCCCAGTGGAACCATGACCACCTGGAGCCGGTACCCCTGCTGCTGACCCAGGTCCGTGGTGGCCTGGCGATGATTCCGCTGGAGCGGGCCGCCGCCCAGGTGCAGGCGGCCAACGACTACATCGGCCAGCAGCTGCTGGGCAAGCAGGCCGTACCCGACTGGCAGAGTCTGGATACCCTGGCCGACGCCATCACCAGCGTCGAGTACTACCTGGAGCGCCTGGCGGAAGATCCGTCCACGCCCCACGACATGATTCTCGACATCGCCGACGAGAGCCTCATCGCCCTCGGCTATCCGCCCAAGGCGGCCAGTGAAGGGGACGTGGTGGAGGTGCCCTTGGCGCCCAGCGCGGTCGAGCCGCCCTTTGAGTCCATGGGCGAGGAGCCGGTGCCTGAGGAGTCGCTGGAGCTCACGGCCTTGCCGGTCGAGGAGCCCAACGACGCAGGGGAAAGTACCCTGTATGAGGCCGAACCCATCGTCGAGGACGAATTTTCGACCTTCGATCTCCAGGCTGACGCCGAGACGACGGCAGATGCCAGCGATGACGCCTTACCCGCCGCGCTGGAGGCTGCCGACGAAGAATCCGAAGAGCGGCTGGCGGCTAGCGAGCTGGACAGCCAGGCGCCCGTGACCACCGATGCGGAGGCGATCGCCGAGGTGCTGGCCGCACCGGTCGACCCCATCAATCCGCCCGCGGCGCAGGTGCCGAAGGCGCTGTTGCCCCCTGCGGCCGATGCCGAACCGGTCGAGGAAGAACTGCGCGAGGTCTTTATCGAGGAGGCCGGCGAGGTCCAGGCGGAGCTGGAGCGCTGGTTGCCGACCTGGCAGGCCGATCCCGAGCAGCGCACCGCGCTGAGCGAATTGCGGCGCAATTTCCATACGCTCAAGGGCAGCGGCCGCATGGTCCAGGCGCTGGTCATCGGCGAACTGGCCTGGGCACTGGAGAATCTGCTCAATCGCCGGTTGGATCATAGCGTCGATCACGGTCCCGCCTTGCAGGCGGTGGTCGAGCAGACCTGTGCGCTGCTGCCGGAGCTGGTCGAGGAATACGCCGAAGATCGGCAGCGGCAGCGTGACGACGTCGACTGGCTGGCCCACGCCGCCCACGCCTTGGCACGCAACGAAGCCCTGCCCGAACGTATGCCGGCCCCTGTCGAGACCTTGGTCGAAGCGGAGCTGTCGCCGATGGAGGTCGTCGATCAGGCCCCTTCCTCCGGCGCGGGTGGCGAAGCCGATACCCAGTTGCTGGACATCTTTCGCACCGAGGCCCAGGCCCATCTGGAGACGGTGCGGCGTTTCCTGGAGCAGGCCGACGCGGGCCATCCCCAGCCGGTTTCCGACAATCTCCTGCGCGCCCTGCATACCCTCAAGGGCAGTGCCCATATGGCGGGCAGTTCGCCGCTGGCCGAGTTGGCCTCGGCGCTGGAAAGCCTGGCCAAGGAATACAAGCTCGTCCATGTCCCCTTCGCCGAGCCGGAATGCGCCTTGCTCGCCCAGGGTGCGGAATTGCTGGAACAGCGACTCGCTGATCTCGACGAAGCGTCACTGGCCGCACCGCTGGCCGGTTCGGCGGCGCTGATCGAGCAATGCGAGACGCTGCTGGAGCAATTGAATCCCCAGTTACCGGTTCCGGAAGCACCCT includes these proteins:
- a CDS encoding CheR family methyltransferase; protein product: MRRAPELPDADFERWRQLLETRAGMVLDERQRGFLQIQLAARMRELEIADYDGYYRTVCAGVSGRIEWVRLLDRLTIQATRFFRHPPSFALLEAYVNEFARTGEGRSLTLWSLGCASGEEAFSMAISTAEVLSRQEQPLTFALTGTDISSEALRQARQGTYSLQRLAGVPAALRERYFHAREDGSFEICSRLAERLCFARLNVLELGQAPLQGLNVIFCQNLLIYFRRWLRRDLLNQLVQRLAPGGLLVLGVGEVSNWSHPQLIPVDHPEVLAFTRQVERPV